In Oryza sativa Japonica Group chromosome 3, ASM3414082v1, one DNA window encodes the following:
- the LOC4333874 gene encoding uncharacterized protein, with product MGRTLDVLLGRTTKQTARLKSMLGLAVTRLGVLRGHRQVRCAQARGDVEQLLRLGHPDRALLRAEQVIREQNTLDAFLMLESYCNLITERAALVDSHRECPEELREAAAGLIYAAARCGDVPELQEVKRLMAAKFGREFVSSAAELRSGCGINAKIVQKLSTKQPSLESRQMVLQEIAAEKGIAGVVVHVVHEPSSHDEDSGLSHRRRRCDGERRHRVHQPQVDLEEDGSSRYRNVEAAAQAAFESAATAAAAAKAAMELSRGESGGRDDDRRRPGGAQFDRADEETLAGGEVSGDGKKSGRIRRASLGRNYSSEIEDSAEDDEVVRHEITAESEVKPRGLTRSVPVSVRTKRVS from the exons atggggaggaCGCTGGACGTGTTGCTGGGGCGGACGACGAAGCAGACGGCGAGGCTCAAGTCGATGCTGGGGCTGGCGGTGACGCGGCTCGGCGTGCTGCGCGGGCACAGGCAGGTGCGGTGCGCGCAGGCGCGCGGCGACGTGGAGCAGCTGCTCCGCCTCGGCCACCCCGACCGCGCCCTGCTCCGCGCCGAGCAGGTCATCCGCGAGCAGAACACGCTCGACGCCTTCCTCATGCTCGAGTCCTACTGCAATCTCATCACCGAGCGCGCCGCCCTCGTGGACTCGCACAG GGAGTGTCCCGAGGAGCTGCGTGAGGCGGCAGCGGGTTTGATctacgcggcggcgaggtgcggtGACGTGCCGGAGCTGCAGGAGGTGAAGCGCCTCATGGCGGCCAAGTTCGGCAGGGAGTTCGTCTCCTCCGCGGCCGAGCTCCGCAGCGGCTGCGGGATCAATGCCAAG ATCGTGCAGAAGCTGTCGACCAAGCAGCCGAGCCTGGAGAGCAGGCAGATGGTGCTCCAGGAGATCGCGGCGGAGAAAGGGATCGCCGGCGTCGTGGTGCACGTCGTCCACGAGCCTTCTTCCCACGACGAGGACTCGGGCCTCAGCCacaggaggcggcggtgcgacggcgagaggcggcACAGGGTCCATCAACCCCAGGTCGACCTGGAGGAGGACGGCTCTTCGAGGTACAGGAACgtggaggccgcggcgcaggcCGCGTTCGAGTCGGCGGCCACCGCAGCGGCCGCCGCGAAGGCCGCCATGGAGCTCTCGCGAGGCGAATCCGGGGGCCGCGACGACGACAGGAGACGGCCGGGAGGCGCGCAGTTCGACAGGGCCGACGAAGAgacgctcgccggcggcgaggtttcGGGTGATGGCAAGAAATCTGGCAGGATCAGACGTGCCAGCCTCGGCCGGAACTACAGTTCAGAGATCGAGGATTCAGCTGAGGATGATGAAGTGGTCCGCCATGAGATCACTGCAGAGAGCGAGGTGAAACCGCGGGGTCTGACCAGGAGCGTGCCGGTATCAGTCAGAACAAAGAGGGTGAGTTAG